The following DNA comes from Geobacter sp..
CAACACGTACGTTTGGACGCCGACTGTTGCTGGGACATATGTTGTCCAGGTTAGGGCTCGCAGTACTGGTTCAACGAGTGCATTCCAGGCATATGCACAACCTAGTTACACCATTCAATAAACACTGATTGTTGTCCCAGACGCAATAAGAGCGGGTTCTTCTTTGACCCGCTCTTATTGCGTCTACTTGCCTGGCGAGAAGATCATGCATTTCTTCCGAGAGCTTTTCAGCTTCTCACCAATGCCTATATTGTTTCTATCTGTCTAATATTTCTGTTTAGTACCCAAACTCCTGGCCCTCATTAATAATAGATTCACCAAAAATCGGGGAGCTGAAATAAGGTTCCTTCGCCACAATCTACGTGGTTCCCTCATAAGTCGAGGCAACCATTCAAGCCCCAGCTCTTGAAAAAGAGGATGGGAGCGTTTTACTTTCCCTGAGTAGAAATCGAAGACTGCACCGATTGCGCCAATAAATTTGACGTTCAACAAAGCTTTGTTCTGGCAAATCCATTTTTCCTGTTTAGGTGCAGTCATTCCCACCCACAATACATCGGGCTTGACACGATTTATCGCCTCGACCATCAGCCCGTTGTCCTCCTCATTGAACTCGGTTTTGTAGGGTGGCGAATATGTTCCGGCAATTTCAATATGCGGGAAATCCTGCGACATCTTTGTTCGTATCATTGATAACGTCTTTGCTGTTGATCCAAGAAAAAATACTGAGCATCCTCCAGAGCGATTCAATGTCTCCTGTAGACCCCAGAAAATGTCGCTTCCCGTAATTCTCCCTCGAATTCGTCTTCCGAGGATCTTCGCTGCCAGCACGATCCCCGATCCATCGGGGATGAGCCAGTCAGCATCGTGCAGTGCCTCGGCAAACTGCGGATCGTCTTGTGCCGAAACAAAGGAATGGGGATTGAGGCAGGCCAGCCAACGGCAATGGTCACCTGATGCAACCCAGTCGGAAATGTTCATTATGCATGCTTCGCGGTCGTCGGCGTATACTGCATAGTCAAGAATATCTTCAGTCTCAACCGGTTTCATCTCATACCCATTTTG
Coding sequences within:
- a CDS encoding WecB/TagA/CpsF family glycosyltransferase; translated protein: MKPVETEDILDYAVYADDREACIMNISDWVASGDHCRWLACLNPHSFVSAQDDPQFAEALHDADWLIPDGSGIVLAAKILGRRIRGRITGSDIFWGLQETLNRSGGCSVFFLGSTAKTLSMIRTKMSQDFPHIEIAGTYSPPYKTEFNEEDNGLMVEAINRVKPDVLWVGMTAPKQEKWICQNKALLNVKFIGAIGAVFDFYSGKVKRSHPLFQELGLEWLPRLMREPRRLWRRNLISAPRFLVNLLLMRARSLGTKQKY